In Alkalihalobacillus sp. FSL W8-0930, a single window of DNA contains:
- the dnaI gene encoding primosomal protein DnaI — protein sequence MERIDTALSKWDGNDELQKRLDRAKDALLKSPYIIQFLDEHPNVTSEMVQTGLNKLYEYKKERENCDNCPGLTRCPNLMQGYQPELYVDRKHLELRYHACSLKVQAEKQKQEQTLIQSLYIPKEILSASFEQLEHGTDRMEASRAALQFAMNAKPGEDGNGLYLYGKFGVGKTYLMGAVANELKDRGIETFIIFAPDFFREMRQSISDGSFQEKLEAVKKAQVLILDDIGAETTSSWTRDDVLGAILQHRMLEKLPTLFTSNYDYDELERHLAYSDKGGTEELKAMRIMERIKHYTEPIMIKGENRRS from the coding sequence GTGGAACGTATAGACACAGCGCTTTCCAAATGGGACGGAAATGATGAGCTTCAAAAACGATTGGATCGTGCGAAGGATGCTTTGCTCAAAAGTCCATACATTATTCAATTTTTAGACGAGCATCCAAATGTGACAAGTGAGATGGTTCAAACGGGGCTTAATAAGCTTTATGAGTACAAAAAAGAGAGAGAGAACTGTGATAACTGTCCAGGGCTCACACGTTGTCCGAACTTAATGCAAGGGTATCAGCCTGAGCTTTATGTAGATCGTAAGCATCTGGAGCTTAGGTATCATGCCTGTAGCCTAAAGGTTCAGGCTGAAAAGCAAAAGCAGGAACAAACACTGATTCAATCTCTTTATATTCCAAAAGAAATTCTTTCGGCTAGCTTTGAGCAATTAGAGCACGGAACGGATCGAATGGAAGCAAGCCGCGCAGCTCTTCAATTTGCGATGAATGCAAAACCTGGAGAAGATGGGAATGGATTATACTTATACGGCAAATTTGGCGTTGGGAAAACCTACTTGATGGGTGCGGTTGCGAATGAATTAAAAGACCGTGGTATCGAAACATTTATTATTTTCGCCCCTGATTTCTTTCGAGAGATGCGCCAATCGATCTCTGATGGTTCGTTTCAAGAAAAGCTTGAAGCTGTTAAAAAAGCACAAGTATTAATATTAGATGATATTGGAGCAGAAACGACTTCAAGCTGGACGAGAGATGATGTACTAGGTGCTATTTTGCAGCACCGGATGCTTGAAAAGCTCCCTACTCTTTTTACTTCGAACTATGATTATGATGAGTTGGAACGCCATCTTGCGTATTCAGACAAAGGTGGTACAGAAGAGCTCAAAGCTA